The following proteins are encoded in a genomic region of Stutzerimonas balearica DSM 6083:
- the phrB gene encoding deoxyribodipyrimidine photo-lyase → MTQLIWLRSDLRAHDNTALAAAMEAGPTLALYVITPVQWQAHDDAPCKVDFWLRNLAELSAELGRLNVPLLIRQAADWQALPAVLTGVCREHHIDCVRVNDEYGVNERRRDEAVAQALQGIGVTWRHHLDQLLFTPGTLLTQSGGYFKVFSQFRKAALARLAPALPPCVPLPAAQAPLGVAADPVPTGVSGFDTPSEALRALWPAGEHHARKRLDDFADERLRYYDWLRDLPARDGTSQLSAYLAAGVISVRQCLHAVLSRNHGELDSGNPGAVVWINELLWREFYKHILVGFPRVSMGRAFRRDTEALPWRHAPDELAAWQQGRTGYPIVDAAMRQLLATGWMHNRLRMVAAMFLSKNLLIDWREGERWFMRHLIDGDLAANNGGWQWSASTGTDSVPYFRLFNPHSQSRRFDPEGRFLRQWLPELDALSDRQIHDPSSAGALFLPAGYPPPIVDLGMSRARALDAFRNLEVTT, encoded by the coding sequence ATGACCCAACTGATCTGGTTGCGCAGCGATCTGCGTGCGCACGACAACACCGCCCTGGCCGCCGCGATGGAGGCCGGCCCGACGTTGGCGCTGTACGTCATCACTCCCGTGCAGTGGCAGGCCCATGACGACGCGCCCTGCAAGGTGGATTTCTGGCTGCGCAACCTCGCCGAGCTTTCCGCCGAGCTCGGCCGGCTCAACGTGCCGCTGCTGATTCGCCAGGCGGCCGACTGGCAAGCCCTGCCGGCGGTGTTGACCGGCGTCTGTCGTGAACACCACATCGACTGCGTGCGGGTCAACGACGAGTACGGGGTCAACGAGCGGCGCCGCGACGAGGCCGTGGCCCAGGCGCTGCAGGGTATCGGCGTGACCTGGCGTCATCACCTCGACCAGCTCCTGTTCACGCCCGGGACGCTGCTGACCCAGTCCGGTGGCTACTTCAAGGTCTTCAGCCAGTTCCGCAAGGCGGCGCTGGCGCGCCTGGCCCCGGCGTTGCCGCCCTGCGTACCGTTGCCGGCTGCGCAGGCGCCGCTCGGCGTCGCCGCCGATCCGGTGCCGACGGGCGTGAGCGGTTTCGACACGCCGAGTGAGGCGTTGCGCGCGCTCTGGCCGGCCGGCGAGCACCACGCGCGCAAGCGCCTGGACGACTTCGCCGACGAACGTCTGCGCTACTACGACTGGCTACGCGATTTGCCGGCCCGGGATGGTACCAGCCAGTTGTCGGCCTACCTGGCAGCCGGCGTGATCTCGGTTCGCCAGTGCCTGCATGCAGTGCTGAGCCGCAATCACGGCGAGCTCGACAGCGGCAACCCGGGCGCCGTGGTGTGGATCAACGAGCTGCTCTGGCGCGAGTTCTACAAGCACATCCTGGTGGGCTTTCCACGGGTCAGCATGGGCCGTGCGTTTCGCCGCGACACCGAGGCGCTGCCCTGGCGCCATGCCCCGGACGAGCTGGCGGCCTGGCAGCAGGGCCGTACCGGCTACCCGATCGTCGATGCCGCGATGCGCCAGCTGCTGGCTACCGGCTGGATGCACAACCGCCTGCGCATGGTCGCCGCGATGTTTCTCAGCAAGAACCTGCTGATCGACTGGCGCGAGGGCGAGCGCTGGTTCATGCGCCACCTCATCGACGGCGACCTGGCGGCCAACAATGGCGGCTGGCAGTGGAGCGCCTCGACCGGCACCGATTCGGTGCCCTACTTCCGCCTGTTCAATCCGCACAGCCAGTCGCGCCGCTTCGACCCCGAAGGCCGCTTCCTGCGTCAGTGGCTGCCGGAGCTCGACGCCTTGAGCGACCGCCAGATCCACGACCCAAGCAGCGCCGGCGCGCTGTTCCTGCCCGCTGGCTACCCGCCACCGATCGTCGACCTGGGCATGAGCCGGGCCCGGGCGCTGGACGCCTTTCGCAACCTGGAGGTGACCACATGA
- a CDS encoding nuclear transport factor 2 family protein, protein MSAFLERFAEGFSGLDASNLHRLGELYSDSVHFSDPLHEVWGLDELERYFAQLYANVQALEFEFFAFDQVRDGQGYLRWLMTYEHPRLKGGKPISLEGCSLLRWNLDGKVERHRDYFDAGALLYQHVPLMGGAIRWLRRRLV, encoded by the coding sequence ATGAGCGCCTTTCTCGAACGCTTCGCCGAGGGGTTCTCCGGCCTCGATGCCAGCAATCTTCACCGCCTCGGCGAGCTGTACAGCGACAGTGTGCACTTCAGTGACCCGCTGCACGAGGTCTGGGGGCTGGATGAGCTCGAGCGCTACTTCGCGCAGCTGTACGCCAACGTCCAGGCGCTGGAGTTCGAGTTCTTCGCCTTCGATCAGGTGCGCGACGGTCAGGGCTACCTGCGCTGGCTGATGACCTACGAACACCCGCGGCTCAAGGGCGGCAAGCCGATCAGCCTGGAAGGTTGCAGCCTGCTGCGCTGGAACCTCGACGGCAAGGTCGAGCGGCACCGCGACTACTTCGATGCCGGCGCCCTGCTCTACCAGCACGTCCCGCTGATGGGCGGTGCCATTCGCTGGCTGCGCCGGAGGCTGGTGTGA
- a CDS encoding SDR family NAD(P)-dependent oxidoreductase: MSAPRRIWLTGASSGIGQAMAARLLAAGHRVALSARRAEPLQALAERYPLQALVLPGDLTDAAAVAGMAEVIGVQWGALDQAILNAGTCEYIEAGRFDAALVERVVRSNLIAPAYCIEAALPLLLRGDRPHMVGVGSSVTWLPLPRAEAYGASKAGLRYLLQALRLDLAAQGVAVTLVSPGFVDTPLTRRNDFPMPMRWPVERAAQHILERLEQRPLEIAFPAPFIAGLRLLSWLPARLQFAIGRRLARPDSHG; the protein is encoded by the coding sequence GTGAGCGCGCCCAGGCGCATCTGGCTGACCGGCGCCAGCAGTGGCATCGGCCAGGCAATGGCTGCGCGCCTGCTGGCCGCCGGGCACCGGGTCGCGCTGAGTGCGCGGCGCGCGGAGCCGCTGCAGGCACTGGCCGAGCGCTACCCGCTGCAGGCGCTGGTGTTGCCCGGCGACCTGACCGACGCCGCTGCGGTGGCGGGCATGGCCGAGGTCATCGGCGTGCAATGGGGCGCGCTCGACCAGGCGATCCTCAATGCCGGGACTTGCGAGTACATCGAGGCGGGCCGCTTCGATGCCGCCCTGGTCGAACGGGTGGTGCGCAGCAACCTGATCGCCCCGGCCTACTGCATCGAGGCGGCATTGCCTCTGCTGCTGCGCGGCGACCGGCCTCATATGGTGGGTGTCGGCAGCTCGGTGACCTGGCTGCCGTTGCCGCGCGCCGAGGCCTACGGCGCCTCCAAGGCAGGCTTGCGCTACCTCCTGCAGGCGCTGCGGCTGGATCTGGCGGCGCAGGGCGTCGCCGTCACGCTGGTCAGCCCCGGCTTTGTCGACACCCCGCTGACCCGTCGCAACGACTTTCCCATGCCCATGCGCTGGCCGGTCGAACGCGCCGCGCAACACATTCTCGAGCGGCTCGAACAGCGGCCGTTGGAGATCGCGTTTCCGGCGCCCTTCATCGCCGGTTTGCGCCTGCTTTCCTGGCTGCCCGCCAGGCTGCAGTTCGCCATTGGCCGCCGGCTGGCGCGGCCTGACTCTCACGGATAG
- a CDS encoding NAD(P)/FAD-dependent oxidoreductase, producing the protein MKIAIIGSGISGLACAYLLARRHDVTVFEAESWIGGHTHTVPVEFDGRHYRIDTGFIVFNDWTYPNFIRLLDQLGVAYKPTEMSFSVCDPASGTEYNGHNLNTLFAQRRNLFSPAFWGMLQDLLRFNREAQDDLVNGRIGPHVTLGEYLAIGRYGQRFIDHYIVPMGAAIWSMSLKDMLGFPLEFFVRFFRNHGLLSVNHRPQWYVVEGGSSAYVEPLTRSFAERIRRSCPVYEVRRDAEGVTLHSALGVERFDKVVFACHSDQALRLLERPSEAEQTVLGAIGYADNDVVLHTDTRLLPSRRLAWASWNYRLGGPPQQPAAVTYNMNILQGIEAPETFCVSLNQTQAIDPRRILARFTYAHPQYSLTAIAAQERVEELQGQQHSYFCGAYWANGFHEDGVVSALRVAEAFGEQL; encoded by the coding sequence ATGAAAATCGCCATCATCGGCAGCGGTATTTCCGGCCTGGCCTGCGCCTACCTGCTCGCCCGTCGGCACGACGTGACCGTGTTCGAGGCCGAGAGCTGGATCGGCGGGCATACCCACACCGTTCCGGTCGAGTTCGACGGCCGCCACTACCGGATCGATACCGGTTTCATCGTGTTCAACGACTGGACCTACCCAAACTTCATCCGTCTGCTCGACCAGCTCGGCGTGGCCTACAAGCCGACCGAGATGAGCTTTTCGGTATGCGACCCGGCGAGCGGCACGGAATACAACGGGCACAACCTCAACACGCTGTTCGCGCAGCGGCGCAACCTGTTTTCGCCGGCCTTCTGGGGCATGCTGCAGGACCTGCTGCGCTTCAACCGCGAGGCCCAGGACGACTTGGTCAATGGCCGGATCGGCCCGCACGTGACGCTTGGCGAATACCTGGCCATCGGGCGCTACGGGCAGCGCTTCATCGACCACTACATCGTGCCGATGGGCGCGGCGATCTGGTCCATGTCGCTCAAGGACATGCTGGGCTTTCCGCTGGAGTTCTTCGTCCGTTTCTTCCGCAACCACGGCCTGCTGTCGGTGAACCACCGGCCGCAATGGTATGTGGTCGAGGGCGGCTCCAGCGCCTATGTCGAACCGCTGACCCGCAGCTTCGCCGAGCGCATCCGCCGCAGTTGCCCGGTCTACGAGGTACGCCGCGACGCCGAAGGTGTCACGCTGCACAGCGCCCTTGGCGTGGAGCGCTTCGACAAGGTGGTCTTCGCCTGCCACAGCGATCAGGCACTGCGCCTGCTGGAGCGCCCGAGCGAAGCGGAGCAGACGGTGCTCGGCGCCATCGGCTACGCCGATAACGATGTCGTTCTGCATACCGACACCCGCCTGTTGCCCAGCCGCCGGCTCGCCTGGGCCAGTTGGAACTACCGCCTGGGCGGCCCGCCGCAGCAGCCGGCGGCGGTGACCTACAACATGAACATCCTGCAGGGCATCGAGGCGCCGGAGACCTTCTGCGTCAGCCTCAACCAGACCCAGGCGATCGACCCGCGACGCATCCTCGCCCGTTTCACTTATGCCCACCCGCAATACAGCCTGACCGCGATTGCCGCGCAGGAGCGTGTGGAGGAACTGCAAGGCCAGCAACACAGCTACTTCTGCGGTGCCTACTGGGCCAACGGCTTCCACGAGGATGGCGTGGTCAGCGCGCTGCGCGTCGCCGAAGCCTTCGGAGAGCAGCTGTGA
- a CDS encoding DUF1365 domain-containing protein, which produces MSTALAHSALYSGWVRHRRFAPRAHAFRYRIGLLYLDLAEQQALTELSPLAGRLAAFCFRETDYLPEFTRNGTGLADAVRQRVAEALGKRIDGPIRVLTQPRSWGLSFNPVSFFYCFDADEQLRAVLCEVSNTPWRERYHYVLPANQVGKLRCSVAKTFHVSPFLPRELEYRMRFTIPGPQLAVHMEDWQGETRLFDATLTLERQVLDRTALHRHLLAFPWMTGKTLLGIYWQALRLLVKRVPLFDHTAAIGHYGVATSQPREPRDEKL; this is translated from the coding sequence GTGAGCACTGCGCTGGCGCACAGCGCGCTCTATTCCGGCTGGGTCCGGCATCGGCGCTTCGCTCCCCGGGCCCATGCGTTTCGCTATCGCATCGGCCTGCTCTACCTGGACCTGGCCGAACAACAGGCGCTGACCGAGCTGTCGCCCCTGGCCGGGCGGCTGGCGGCGTTCTGCTTCCGCGAGACCGATTACCTGCCCGAGTTCACCCGCAACGGCACCGGCCTGGCCGATGCGGTGCGCCAGCGCGTGGCCGAAGCGCTCGGCAAGCGGATCGACGGGCCCATACGTGTGCTGACACAGCCGCGCAGCTGGGGGCTTTCGTTCAACCCGGTGAGCTTCTTCTATTGCTTCGATGCCGACGAGCAACTGCGCGCCGTGCTCTGCGAAGTGAGCAACACCCCCTGGCGCGAGCGGTATCACTACGTTCTGCCGGCCAATCAGGTCGGCAAGCTGCGCTGCAGCGTGGCCAAGACCTTCCACGTCTCGCCATTCCTGCCGCGCGAGCTGGAATACCGCATGCGTTTCACCATTCCCGGCCCGCAGCTGGCCGTGCACATGGAGGATTGGCAGGGCGAGACCCGCTTGTTCGACGCCACGCTCACCCTCGAACGCCAGGTGCTCGACCGCACTGCCCTGCACCGCCACCTGCTGGCCTTCCCCTGGATGACCGGCAAGACCCTGCTCGGCATCTACTGGCAGGCCCTGCGCCTGCTCGTCAAACGTGTCCCGCTGTTCGACCACACCGCCGCCATTGGCCACTACGGCGTCGCCACCTCGCAACCCAGGGAGCCCCGCGATGAAAAGCTCTAG
- a CDS encoding SAM-dependent methyltransferase, whose product MKSSSLSVKAKPMATSGLASSLLRRIVIGHLKRLRHGGLTLVDGGQRLHFGERGLQAEIRVQDANLWGLVASNGSIGAGEAYVLGYWTSHDVTAVVRLFVANLEVLDGIERGLALFGQPVVRALHWFNRNTRSGSRRNIAAHYDLGNDLFERMLDRTMMYSAAMFESVEDSLEQAQLNKLERICRKLELGPEDHLLEIGTGWGSMALYAAVHYGCRVTTTTLSREQYAYTQRRIEEQGLQDRITLLLEDYRDLEGQFDKLVSIEMIEAVGHRFLPQYFRQCARLLKPDGLMLLQAITIRDQRYERARRSVDFIQRYIFPGGALPSVQKMVDLATRETDMNLVHMEDFGEHYARTLRLWHDNLRQARQELEQLGYDEQFYRLWEFYLCYCEGGFLERAIGTAQLLLAKPAAHPDVLALRAGSAYSAQPGRIKHPEPA is encoded by the coding sequence ATGAAAAGCTCTAGCCTGTCTGTCAAAGCCAAACCGATGGCCACCAGCGGCCTGGCCAGCAGCCTGCTGCGGCGTATCGTCATCGGCCACCTGAAGCGCCTGCGCCACGGCGGGCTGACCTTGGTCGACGGCGGCCAGCGACTGCACTTCGGCGAGCGCGGGCTGCAGGCCGAGATCCGCGTGCAGGACGCCAACCTCTGGGGGCTGGTCGCCAGCAACGGCTCGATCGGCGCTGGCGAAGCCTATGTGCTGGGTTACTGGACCAGCCACGACGTGACGGCCGTGGTGCGCCTGTTCGTCGCCAACCTCGAGGTGCTGGACGGCATCGAGCGTGGCCTGGCGTTGTTCGGCCAGCCGGTGGTGCGCGCGCTGCACTGGTTCAACCGCAACACCCGCAGCGGCTCACGGCGCAACATCGCTGCGCACTACGACCTGGGCAACGACCTGTTCGAGCGCATGCTCGACCGCACCATGATGTATTCGGCGGCGATGTTCGAAAGCGTCGAAGACAGCCTCGAGCAGGCTCAGCTGAACAAGCTCGAGCGCATCTGCCGCAAGCTGGAGCTCGGCCCTGAGGACCATCTGCTGGAGATCGGCACCGGCTGGGGCAGCATGGCGCTCTACGCCGCGGTGCATTACGGCTGCCGGGTCACCACCACCACGCTGTCGCGCGAGCAGTACGCCTACACCCAGCGGCGCATCGAGGAGCAGGGCCTGCAGGATCGCATCACCCTCCTGCTCGAGGACTATCGCGACCTCGAAGGCCAGTTCGACAAGCTGGTGTCCATCGAGATGATCGAGGCAGTCGGGCACCGCTTCCTGCCGCAGTACTTCCGCCAGTGCGCGCGCCTGCTCAAACCCGATGGGCTGATGCTGCTGCAGGCGATCACCATCCGCGACCAGCGCTACGAACGCGCTCGGCGCAGCGTCGATTTCATCCAGCGTTACATCTTCCCCGGCGGCGCCCTGCCCTCGGTGCAGAAGATGGTCGACCTCGCCACGCGCGAAACCGACATGAACCTGGTGCACATGGAGGATTTCGGCGAGCACTATGCGCGCACCCTGCGCCTGTGGCACGACAACCTTCGCCAGGCGCGCCAGGAGCTCGAGCAGCTGGGCTACGACGAGCAGTTCTATCGGCTCTGGGAGTTCTACCTGTGCTACTGCGAGGGCGGCTTCCTCGAGCGGGCCATCGGCACCGCCCAGCTGCTGCTGGCCAAGCCCGCGGCGCACCCGGACGTGCTGGCGTTGCGCGCCGGCAGCGCGTACTCGGCCCAGCCTGGCCGCATCAAGCATCCGGAGCCGGCATGA
- a CDS encoding methyl-accepting chemotaxis protein: protein MKANDLHAHFRQADRIMLGVLWLLFAYALGLAAFNGGWAQALLIGGLTAVSVSALQALVPGGRLLRCTVAAAFMVMSALHINLAHGLLEMHFGIFVLLAFLVYYRDWLPIVVAATTIAVHHLAFFALQQQGTPVYLVPAGSWGVIALHAVYVVVESAILVYLALRAAREAAEGDALMATVAGITRDAQRFDLSVRHRGRGLIAERFNGLLVQLGQLLHSALADAGQVGASAGQLREATATLRSGATGQLAEAAQMTEAMQQMSLAIDDVAEHADHAAKAAADATRRATESRASVGAALSEIGRLAEHIEGTDQRVQSLVAEVAEIGRVLDVISAIAAQTNLLALNAAIEAARAGDQGRGFAVVADEVRSLARRTAESTDEIQGVIGRLQLQSQQASQAMQESRQSVQRCVDGSQTTRALLEAIGGEIEAISRMNELIAAATHEQSAVCADVASHLRNVQHVAERNADDAGRLDEQAGQLHILSSRLGAIGSRFQLT, encoded by the coding sequence ATGAAAGCGAACGACCTGCATGCCCATTTCCGCCAGGCCGACCGCATCATGCTCGGCGTGCTCTGGCTGCTGTTCGCCTATGCCCTGGGGCTGGCAGCGTTCAATGGTGGCTGGGCCCAGGCGCTGCTCATTGGCGGGCTCACCGCGGTCAGCGTCAGCGCCCTGCAGGCGTTGGTTCCCGGTGGGCGCCTGCTGCGCTGCACCGTCGCGGCCGCGTTCATGGTGATGTCGGCGCTGCACATCAACCTGGCGCACGGCCTGCTTGAAATGCACTTCGGCATCTTCGTGCTGCTGGCCTTTCTCGTTTATTACCGGGACTGGCTGCCCATCGTCGTCGCGGCGACCACCATCGCCGTGCATCATCTGGCGTTCTTCGCCCTGCAGCAGCAGGGCACGCCGGTTTATCTGGTACCAGCCGGCAGCTGGGGCGTGATCGCTCTGCACGCGGTGTATGTCGTGGTCGAGAGCGCCATTCTCGTCTACCTGGCGCTGCGCGCCGCACGTGAGGCGGCCGAGGGCGATGCCCTGATGGCGACTGTCGCCGGCATCACACGCGATGCGCAGCGCTTCGATCTGAGCGTGCGTCACCGCGGGCGCGGCCTGATCGCCGAACGCTTCAATGGTCTGCTCGTCCAGCTTGGGCAGTTGCTGCATTCGGCGCTTGCCGACGCGGGCCAGGTAGGCGCCTCTGCCGGACAGTTGCGCGAGGCCACCGCCACCCTGCGCAGCGGCGCGACCGGCCAGCTGGCCGAGGCCGCGCAGATGACCGAGGCCATGCAGCAGATGAGCCTGGCCATCGATGACGTTGCCGAGCATGCCGATCACGCCGCTAAGGCGGCCGCGGATGCCACCCGCCGCGCCACTGAAAGCCGTGCGTCGGTGGGCGCGGCGCTGAGCGAGATCGGCCGGCTCGCCGAGCACATCGAAGGGACCGATCAGCGGGTGCAAAGCCTGGTCGCCGAAGTTGCGGAGATCGGCCGCGTGCTCGACGTCATCAGTGCCATCGCTGCGCAAACCAACCTGCTGGCGCTCAACGCCGCTATCGAAGCGGCGCGCGCCGGCGACCAGGGCCGAGGCTTCGCGGTGGTGGCCGACGAGGTGCGCAGCCTCGCACGTCGGACTGCCGAGTCGACCGACGAAATCCAGGGCGTCATCGGCCGCCTGCAACTGCAGAGCCAGCAGGCCAGCCAGGCGATGCAGGAAAGCCGGCAGAGCGTGCAACGCTGCGTCGACGGCAGCCAGACCACGCGCGCGCTGCTGGAGGCCATCGGTGGCGAGATCGAGGCCATCTCGCGGATGAACGAGCTGATCGCTGCGGCCACGCATGAGCAGAGCGCAGTTTGTGCGGACGTCGCCAGCCATCTGCGCAACGTCCAGCATGTCGCCGAGCGCAACGCCGACGATGCCGGTCGGCTGGATGAACAGGCCGGCCAGCTGCACATCCTTTCCAGCCGCCTGGGGGCGATCGGCTCGCGGTTCCAACTGACCTGA
- the nirB gene encoding nitrite reductase large subunit NirB, translating to MVGHHCVEQLVERGALGRYQVHVYGEERQRAYDRVHLSEYFGGRDAESLAMCEADYYTSHGVQAHLGVQVLEIDRERREVLTSVGRQPYDKLILATGSYPFVPPITGAEGNARLVYRTLEDLDAIRAAAASARRGVVVGGGLLGLEAANALKSLGLEAHVVEFAPRLMPVQLDDAGGAALKARIEALGVGVHLSRATQDIIVGEEYAYRMNFQDGDFLETDLIVFSAGIRPQDALGRACGLEVGARGGVVVDNDCRTSDPAIFAVGECAAWNGSVFGLVAPGYTMARTVAAQLAGEAHTPFTGADMSTKLKLLGVDVGSIGDAHGATPGSKSYRFIDEASASYRRLVVSPDGKTVIGAVLVGDNSYYDTLLQYAQNGIKLPAEPSSLILPAGEGAPALGADALPDSATICSCHNVSKGAVCCQVDAGVTDLGELKAATKAGTGCGGCSALLKQVFEHELAARGVEVDKSLCEHFAYTRQELYGIVRVEGIRRFEELLAKHGRGHVGCDICKPAVGSILASCWNQPITDPALIPLQDTNDTFMANMQKNGTYSVVPRIPGGEITPEGLIAIGQVAKKYDLYTKITGGQRIDLFGAQLHQLPDIWGELIAAGFETGHAYGKSLRTVKSCVGSTWCRYGVQDSVGMALLLENRYKGLRSPHKIKFAVSGCTRECAEAQSKDVGVIATDKGWNLYVAGNGGMRPRHAELFATDLDDATLIRYIDRFLMFYVRTADKLQRTSVWRESLEGGLDYLKAVIIDDSLGLAAELESQMQHVVDTYECEWANAISDPEKLKRFRTFVNDARPDPDIHFVKERGQRRPARAAELHLIPVAEEV from the coding sequence ATGGTCGGCCACCACTGCGTCGAGCAACTGGTCGAGCGCGGCGCGCTGGGACGTTACCAGGTGCATGTCTACGGCGAGGAGCGCCAGCGCGCCTACGACCGCGTGCACCTGTCCGAATACTTCGGCGGCCGCGATGCCGAGTCGCTGGCCATGTGCGAGGCCGACTACTACACCAGCCACGGCGTGCAGGCGCACCTCGGCGTGCAGGTGCTGGAGATCGATCGCGAGCGCCGCGAAGTGCTTACCAGCGTCGGCCGCCAGCCTTACGACAAGCTGATTCTCGCCACCGGCTCCTATCCCTTCGTACCGCCTATTACCGGCGCCGAAGGCAATGCCCGGCTGGTCTACCGCACGCTTGAGGACCTTGATGCAATTCGTGCCGCCGCAGCCAGCGCCCGCCGCGGCGTGGTGGTCGGCGGCGGCCTGCTCGGCCTGGAAGCGGCCAATGCGCTCAAGTCCCTCGGCCTGGAAGCGCACGTGGTCGAGTTCGCCCCGCGGCTGATGCCGGTGCAGCTCGACGATGCCGGCGGCGCCGCGCTCAAGGCACGCATCGAGGCGCTGGGCGTGGGCGTGCACCTGTCGCGCGCCACCCAGGACATCATCGTCGGCGAGGAATACGCCTACCGCATGAACTTCCAGGACGGCGACTTCCTGGAAACCGACCTGATCGTCTTTTCCGCCGGCATCCGCCCGCAGGACGCGCTTGGTCGCGCCTGCGGGCTGGAAGTCGGGGCCCGCGGCGGCGTGGTGGTGGACAACGACTGCCGCACCTCGGACCCGGCGATCTTCGCCGTCGGTGAATGCGCCGCCTGGAACGGCAGCGTGTTCGGCCTGGTCGCGCCCGGCTACACCATGGCCCGCACCGTCGCCGCACAGCTGGCCGGCGAGGCGCACACGCCCTTCACCGGCGCCGACATGTCGACCAAGCTGAAGCTGCTCGGTGTCGACGTCGGCTCCATCGGCGATGCCCACGGCGCCACGCCCGGCAGCAAGAGCTACCGCTTCATCGACGAGGCCAGCGCCAGCTACCGCCGGCTGGTGGTCTCACCGGACGGCAAGACGGTGATCGGCGCCGTGCTGGTCGGCGACAACAGCTACTACGACACCCTGCTGCAATACGCGCAGAACGGCATCAAGCTGCCGGCCGAACCGTCGAGCCTGATCCTTCCGGCAGGCGAAGGCGCACCGGCGCTCGGTGCCGACGCCCTGCCGGACAGCGCCACCATCTGTTCGTGCCACAACGTCAGCAAGGGCGCGGTGTGCTGCCAGGTCGACGCCGGGGTCACCGACCTCGGCGAGCTGAAGGCCGCGACCAAGGCCGGTACCGGCTGCGGCGGCTGCTCGGCGCTGCTCAAGCAGGTGTTCGAGCATGAGCTGGCGGCGCGGGGCGTCGAGGTCGACAAGAGCCTGTGCGAGCACTTCGCCTACACCCGCCAGGAGCTGTACGGGATCGTCCGCGTCGAGGGCATCCGGCGTTTCGAGGAACTGCTGGCCAAGCACGGCCGCGGGCATGTCGGCTGCGACATCTGCAAGCCGGCGGTGGGCTCGATCCTCGCCTCCTGCTGGAACCAGCCGATCACCGATCCGGCGCTGATCCCGCTGCAGGACACCAACGACACCTTCATGGCGAACATGCAGAAGAACGGCACCTACTCGGTGGTGCCGCGCATTCCGGGCGGCGAGATCACGCCCGAGGGGCTGATCGCCATCGGCCAGGTCGCGAAGAAATACGACCTCTACACCAAGATCACCGGCGGTCAGCGGATCGACCTGTTCGGCGCCCAGCTGCACCAGCTGCCGGACATCTGGGGCGAGCTGATCGCCGCCGGTTTCGAGACCGGCCACGCCTACGGCAAGAGCCTGCGCACGGTGAAATCCTGCGTCGGCAGCACCTGGTGCCGCTATGGCGTGCAGGACAGCGTCGGCATGGCCCTGCTGCTGGAGAACCGCTACAAGGGCCTGCGCTCGCCGCACAAGATCAAGTTCGCCGTCTCCGGCTGCACCCGCGAATGCGCCGAGGCGCAGAGCAAGGACGTCGGCGTGATCGCCACCGACAAGGGCTGGAACCTCTACGTGGCCGGCAATGGCGGCATGCGCCCGCGGCATGCCGAGCTGTTCGCCACCGACCTCGATGACGCCACGCTGATCCGCTACATCGACCGCTTCCTGATGTTCTACGTGCGCACCGCCGACAAGCTGCAGCGCACCTCGGTCTGGCGCGAGTCGCTCGAGGGCGGGCTGGACTACCTCAAGGCCGTGATCATCGACGACAGCCTGGGCCTCGCCGCCGAGCTGGAAAGCCAGATGCAGCACGTCGTCGACACCTACGAATGCGAGTGGGCCAACGCCATCAGCGACCCGGAAAAGCTCAAGCGCTTCCGCACCTTCGTCAACGATGCGCGCCCAGACCCGGACATCCACTTCGTCAAGGAGCGTGGCCAGCGCCGCCCGGCCCGCGCCGCCGAACTTCACCTGATTCCCGTCGCCGAGGAGGTTTGA
- the nirD gene encoding nitrite reductase small subunit NirD — MTPTNAARSQTARSAAPAQWQNLCARQDLVANSGVVAWVDGQQVALFHLPDSEAGEQLFAIANKDPKSGANVIGRGLLGQIRGELVIASPLYKQHFRLADGRCLEYPEQQLKVWPVRLAGDTVQIAVN, encoded by the coding sequence ATGACCCCGACCAATGCAGCCCGTTCCCAGACCGCACGTTCCGCCGCTCCTGCGCAGTGGCAAAACCTGTGCGCCCGCCAGGACCTGGTCGCCAACTCCGGCGTGGTCGCCTGGGTCGACGGCCAGCAGGTGGCGCTGTTCCACCTGCCCGACAGCGAGGCCGGCGAGCAGCTCTTCGCCATCGCCAACAAGGACCCCAAGTCCGGCGCCAACGTCATCGGCCGCGGCCTGCTCGGGCAGATCCGTGGTGAGCTGGTGATCGCCTCGCCGCTCTACAAGCAGCACTTCCGCCTGGCCGATGGCCGCTGCCTGGAATACCCCGAGCAGCAGCTCAAGGTCTGGCCGGTGCGGCTGGCCGGCGACACCGTGCAGATCGCCGTGAACTGA